In one Brevibacillus composti genomic region, the following are encoded:
- a CDS encoding sensor domain-containing diguanylate cyclase, translating into MVDKATPREEFVKQLLQHYNHWLTHIESVDPEEVFSLSRELGELRDIPDQETHAQILENIVKLNEKVAHLSWLSEHLKILHDLSHIFSRTYEEEEFLTKAFELVSRVMRTDAFFIALYDEGDSEIHIPISIDNGVNYGPLTLPFGEGIISKVIATRETVHLRTSRDDTEGASYVRWGNPESDTNTCIFVPLMLGNQMKGVISAQSYQEFAYKKEHEELLKIIGSQVASAVETARLYDRMYQMSFRDEMTGILNYRAFHRDLEDLLKGKQPSVALIMLDSDHLKTVNDQYGHHVGDALICRIAEALKKNTEPGESAYRYAGDEFMFLTPRATLPEVMNKVHHIRHYLNRHPLTYQGRVIPANVSVGIALFPDHADSADGLKRAADEALYLSKNSGKNCTTVYGASCSLLPTFLSRPTRR; encoded by the coding sequence ATGGTAGACAAAGCGACGCCAAGGGAAGAGTTCGTCAAGCAATTGCTGCAGCATTACAATCACTGGCTCACCCATATCGAATCGGTAGACCCGGAGGAGGTATTCTCCCTCTCCCGGGAGCTGGGGGAATTGCGGGATATTCCCGATCAGGAGACGCACGCGCAGATTCTCGAAAATATTGTCAAACTAAACGAAAAAGTGGCACATTTGTCATGGCTTTCCGAGCATCTGAAGATCTTGCACGATCTCAGCCATATCTTTTCGCGAACCTACGAGGAAGAGGAATTCCTCACCAAAGCCTTTGAGCTGGTCTCCCGGGTGATGCGCACCGATGCGTTCTTCATTGCGCTCTACGACGAGGGAGACAGTGAAATCCACATCCCCATCAGCATTGACAATGGCGTCAATTACGGTCCATTGACGCTGCCTTTCGGAGAAGGGATCATCTCCAAGGTGATTGCCACCAGGGAAACCGTCCACCTGCGCACCTCCCGGGATGACACGGAGGGAGCATCCTACGTTCGATGGGGGAATCCGGAGAGCGACACCAACACTTGTATTTTCGTCCCCCTGATGCTGGGCAATCAGATGAAGGGGGTCATCTCAGCGCAGTCCTACCAAGAGTTTGCATACAAAAAAGAGCATGAGGAACTGCTCAAGATCATCGGCTCCCAGGTGGCGAGCGCAGTGGAAACGGCCAGACTGTACGACCGGATGTACCAGATGTCTTTTCGCGATGAAATGACCGGAATCTTGAACTATCGGGCCTTTCACCGCGATCTGGAAGATCTCCTGAAAGGAAAGCAGCCATCTGTTGCGCTCATCATGCTCGATTCGGACCATTTGAAAACCGTAAACGATCAATACGGGCATCACGTCGGAGACGCGCTGATCTGCCGGATCGCAGAGGCGCTGAAGAAGAATACGGAGCCGGGGGAAAGTGCGTATCGGTACGCTGGCGATGAATTCATGTTTCTCACGCCCCGGGCTACGCTTCCTGAAGTGATGAACAAGGTACATCATATCCGCCACTATCTGAACAGACACCCGCTGACCTACCAGGGGCGGGTGATTCCTGCCAATGTCAGCGTCGGCATCGCCCTTTTCCCCGATCACGCCGACAGTGCCGACGGGCTGAAAAGGGCTGCGGACGAAGCGCTGTACCTCTCCAAAAACAGCGGCAAGAACTGTACCACCGTATATGGCGCGAGCTGTTCGCTATTGCCTACCTTTTTGTCCAGGCCAACAAGAAGGTAA
- a CDS encoding DUF3870 domain-containing protein → MTDWSQQNTVLTAGFAQIPKGTTLYEVSTVVGCVLIIDVEKEVICDASFTFYMEETSEFLAGLLRGRSVAGGMSEITQVVQNRFLAPGQGAVLQAIRAAVERFAEKKRQS, encoded by the coding sequence ATGACGGATTGGTCACAACAAAATACAGTGCTGACAGCGGGATTTGCCCAGATTCCGAAGGGAACCACGCTGTACGAGGTGTCTACAGTGGTTGGCTGCGTACTCATCATCGATGTAGAGAAGGAAGTGATTTGTGACGCCAGCTTTACTTTCTACATGGAGGAGACAAGCGAATTTTTAGCGGGGCTGCTCCGGGGAAGATCCGTCGCTGGCGGGATGTCGGAGATCACACAGGTGGTGCAAAATCGTTTTTTGGCTCCCGGGCAGGGGGCTGTATTGCAGGCTATTCGAGCAGCGGTCGAACGCTTTGCCGAGAAAAAAAGGCAGTCCTAA
- the murQ gene encoding N-acetylmuramic acid 6-phosphate etherase, with translation MAENLHELTTEMRNQASLSLDQMTSLEMITLMNEEDKKVAHAVEQVLPEVAHAVDLIAHALEGGGRLFYFGAGTSGRLGVLDAAECPPTFGTDPELVQGVIAGGADALIEAIEGAEDSAELGKEDVRRSGVRAGDIVVGIAASGRTPYVIGALEEAKARGAKTVSLSCNPAPDIAQGVDVSINIVVGPEVVTGSTRLKAGTATKMVLNMLTTASMVHLGKVYGNLMVNVQATNRKLQERAKHIVMEVTGADYDEAGRLLALASGDARVAIVMKRTGLAAADARERLIRAGGKLRLAIGDA, from the coding sequence ATGGCGGAGAACTTGCATGAATTGACCACGGAAATGCGCAATCAGGCGAGCTTGTCGCTCGATCAAATGACCAGTCTGGAAATGATAACGCTCATGAATGAAGAGGATAAAAAAGTGGCCCATGCCGTCGAGCAGGTATTGCCGGAAGTCGCTCATGCGGTCGATTTGATTGCCCATGCCCTGGAGGGAGGCGGCCGGCTCTTCTATTTCGGCGCCGGCACGAGCGGCCGGCTGGGCGTGCTGGATGCCGCCGAATGCCCGCCGACATTCGGGACCGATCCTGAGCTGGTGCAGGGAGTGATCGCCGGAGGGGCGGATGCCTTGATCGAAGCGATCGAGGGAGCCGAGGATTCGGCGGAACTGGGCAAGGAGGATGTCAGGAGGAGCGGCGTCCGCGCGGGAGACATCGTCGTGGGGATCGCCGCCAGCGGCAGAACGCCGTACGTCATCGGAGCGCTGGAGGAGGCAAAAGCGCGCGGGGCGAAAACGGTATCGCTGTCGTGTAACCCTGCCCCGGATATCGCCCAGGGGGTGGATGTGTCGATCAATATCGTGGTGGGCCCGGAGGTGGTGACAGGCTCTACCCGGCTGAAAGCGGGAACCGCCACCAAAATGGTGCTGAACATGCTCACCACGGCCAGCATGGTGCATCTCGGCAAGGTGTACGGCAATCTGATGGTAAATGTGCAGGCGACCAACCGCAAGCTCCAGGAGCGGGCCAAGCACATCGTGATGGAGGTGACGGGCGCAGACTACGACGAGGCCGGCCGGCTGCTCGCGCTGGCGTCGGGCGATGCCCGGGTGGCGATTGTGATGAAGCGGACGGGGCTGGCGGCAGCAGATGCTCGGGAGCGGTTGATCCGCGCGGGGGGCAAGCTGCGGCTCGCGATCGGGGATGCGTAA
- a CDS encoding N-acetylglucosamine kinase — translation MQLNNTRNWFIGIDGGGTKTEAAICDSSGSVQGRAAGDGSNPLSRPWPEVEETLRALVGEVCRQAGADPGEVQGLFLGMAGADRPEVRTRVEEAFRPSWGERLHIDNDALAALYAGTWGAPGIVLIAGTGSIAYAVTADGQRHRAGGWGYLLGDEGSGFDLGRQAVISVLRAWDGRGEPTELSELVTGHFGIDRPDQLIARVYGTSNPRKMLAEASVLVESAARAGDAVAARLIKQAAASLLELAESCRARAGSDLPVVLAGGMLAADTLLRRCLLESARFEVRRPQAAPVAGCLAAAMMRAGLPMDEQVRAGLAVLQTDGVEEDAHGGELA, via the coding sequence GTGCAGTTAAATAATACGCGAAACTGGTTTATCGGCATTGACGGAGGAGGGACCAAGACGGAGGCGGCCATCTGTGATTCTTCGGGCAGTGTGCAGGGGCGCGCCGCCGGGGATGGCAGCAATCCTCTCTCCCGTCCGTGGCCGGAGGTCGAAGAGACGCTGCGGGCGCTGGTCGGCGAGGTATGCAGGCAGGCGGGGGCAGATCCCGGCGAGGTGCAGGGGCTTTTCCTCGGCATGGCGGGAGCGGACCGTCCGGAGGTGCGGACGAGGGTGGAGGAAGCCTTTCGCCCGAGCTGGGGAGAGCGGCTCCACATCGACAATGACGCCCTCGCCGCGCTGTATGCCGGGACGTGGGGCGCCCCCGGCATCGTCCTGATCGCGGGAACCGGTTCGATCGCCTACGCGGTGACCGCGGACGGCCAGCGCCATCGGGCGGGCGGCTGGGGCTATCTGTTGGGAGACGAGGGCAGCGGGTTTGATCTGGGCAGGCAGGCTGTCATCTCCGTCTTGCGGGCGTGGGACGGACGGGGCGAGCCGACGGAGCTGAGCGAGCTCGTCACTGGCCACTTTGGGATCGACCGGCCTGATCAACTGATTGCCCGCGTATACGGTACCTCCAATCCGCGAAAAATGCTGGCCGAGGCAAGCGTCCTCGTCGAATCGGCGGCACGGGCGGGCGATGCCGTCGCTGCCCGGCTGATCAAACAGGCGGCAGCATCGCTGTTGGAGCTGGCCGAGAGCTGCAGGGCCAGGGCGGGAAGCGATCTGCCCGTAGTCCTTGCGGGCGGCATGCTGGCAGCCGATACTCTTTTGCGGCGATGTCTGCTCGAATCGGCTCGCTTCGAGGTGAGACGGCCGCAAGCGGCACCTGTGGCCGGCTGCCTGGCCGCCGCGATGATGCGGGCCGGGCTGCCAATGGATGAACAGGTGAGAGCCGGACTTGCGGTTTTGCAAACAGACGGAGTAGAGGAGGACGCTCATGGCGGAGAACTTGCATGA
- a CDS encoding carbohydrate ABC transporter permease: MKIGTRSLQYLFAYLFVLVALYPIVLMIGSSFKSNVEIFTNPLSFPKSFQLDTYRKLWEAVPFADFLMNSIIVSVTSVLLIAVTSAMAAFYLARFSYRWTGVLYFFFILGLMIPVKLGIVPLFLLMKKLGLLNSLWSLILIYTASGIPISVFILTGFFRTLPVELEEAARIDGCNHFQVFWKVLLPLIRPALGTVVIINFISAWNDFFFPLIFIQEEALKTIPVGMMVLFGEYETDWSLLFAGLTLSALPMIAVFLLASRQFMEGLTAGAVK, encoded by the coding sequence ATGAAGATCGGCACTCGTTCCTTGCAGTATCTTTTCGCCTATCTGTTCGTGCTTGTAGCCTTGTACCCGATCGTGCTCATGATCGGCTCGTCGTTTAAATCAAATGTGGAGATATTTACGAATCCGCTCTCTTTTCCGAAGTCCTTTCAGCTGGACACGTATCGGAAGCTGTGGGAAGCCGTGCCGTTTGCCGATTTTCTGATGAACAGCATCATCGTCAGCGTCACCTCCGTGCTTTTGATCGCGGTCACCTCAGCCATGGCGGCTTTTTATCTGGCTCGCTTTTCCTATCGGTGGACGGGGGTGCTCTACTTCTTTTTCATCCTCGGCTTGATGATTCCGGTAAAGCTGGGGATTGTTCCGCTCTTTCTGCTGATGAAAAAGCTGGGGCTTTTAAATTCGCTCTGGTCGCTGATCCTCATCTATACGGCGAGCGGCATACCGATCTCGGTCTTTATCTTGACCGGCTTTTTCCGGACGCTGCCGGTCGAGCTGGAGGAAGCGGCCCGAATCGATGGCTGCAATCACTTCCAGGTGTTCTGGAAAGTGCTGCTTCCACTGATCAGGCCCGCTCTCGGAACGGTTGTGATCATTAACTTTATCAGCGCCTGGAATGATTTTTTCTTCCCGTTGATTTTTATCCAGGAAGAGGCCTTGAAAACGATACCGGTCGGCATGATGGTGCTGTTCGGCGAGTATGAAACAGACTGGAGCCTGCTGTTTGCCGGACTGACGCTGTCCGCTTTGCCGATGATCGCCGTCTTTCTGCTCGCATCCAGGCAATTTATGGAAGGGTTGACCGCTGGTGCAGTTAAATAA
- a CDS encoding carbohydrate ABC transporter permease: MKKRGKSRWLLHLFPLPALLIYVMFVVYPIFSAFTYSMYEWKGIARGAFVGWDNFLTLFQVEPFNKMFWNAFGHNVIYFVVEMIVQNGIAFALAFLIYRKIRGSGFLKIAYFMPRLLSVIVVGFLWKLILNPNYGALNTLLGKLGLEEWAKPWLGDPDTALLAIILVNCWFGIGFAMLIFLAGLQSIPEELIEAARLDGARGATLLFRIILPLVMPSITIMTVFTFIQAFEAFELVYAMQGSQGEPFRSTDTLAVYFYRLAFSGSGGAGDVSIGLGSALAVVLFVIVASVSAISLKLMRKREVQH; this comes from the coding sequence ATGAAAAAAAGAGGAAAATCGCGATGGCTGCTTCATCTGTTTCCCCTTCCTGCCCTGTTGATCTATGTCATGTTTGTGGTCTATCCGATATTCTCTGCTTTTACCTATAGCATGTACGAGTGGAAAGGGATTGCCCGGGGCGCTTTTGTCGGATGGGATAATTTCCTGACTCTGTTTCAAGTGGAACCATTTAACAAAATGTTCTGGAACGCGTTCGGCCATAATGTGATCTATTTTGTCGTCGAAATGATCGTCCAGAATGGCATCGCATTTGCCCTCGCCTTTTTGATTTACCGCAAAATCAGAGGATCGGGATTTCTCAAGATTGCCTATTTCATGCCCCGGCTCCTCTCGGTCATCGTCGTCGGATTTTTGTGGAAGCTGATTCTCAACCCCAATTACGGCGCGCTAAATACGCTCCTGGGCAAGCTGGGGCTGGAGGAATGGGCGAAGCCCTGGCTGGGGGACCCGGATACGGCCCTGCTCGCGATCATCCTGGTCAACTGCTGGTTCGGCATCGGCTTTGCCATGCTGATCTTTCTGGCCGGACTGCAGTCCATCCCGGAGGAGCTGATCGAAGCCGCCAGACTGGACGGAGCGCGGGGGGCGACTCTCCTTTTCCGGATCATTTTGCCGCTGGTCATGCCCTCGATCACGATTATGACCGTTTTCACCTTTATCCAGGCATTTGAAGCCTTCGAGCTGGTCTACGCGATGCAGGGCTCGCAGGGAGAACCCTTCCGCTCTACGGATACGCTCGCCGTCTACTTTTACCGTCTGGCCTTCAGCGGTTCCGGCGGGGCAGGCGATGTGTCCATCGGCCTTGGCTCGGCTCTGGCCGTCGTCCTGTTCGTCATCGTCGCTTCCGTCTCGGCGATCTCGCTCAAGCTGATGCGCAAGCGTGAGGTGCAGCACTGA
- a CDS encoding ABC transporter substrate-binding protein, producing the protein MRRFRIHRFGSMMLAGLLLLAGCSGNAGPSPADSGQTGQSGQTGSSAGGSTGGGEQVTVSMHSWRVEDAEGYKKIIEAFEKENPNIKIDFKPFKATEYNTILNTALQSESGPDILQLRPYAPGVSLAEAGHLEPLDNLPGIQNFSKDVLAAATGKDGKVYGVPLSLNSTQIYYNKKLFEQHGLSEPKSWDDLIGTAKTLKEKGIIPFAFGAKEGWLLSLSHGVIAPGTYNGNAFVNKILQGQADFTSPEFVQSIQRMQELVPYFPENFAGLDLNDTRTLFFTEKAAMFINGSFELEGLQKMNPDLAIDFFPMPTEDGNTVLTTWVDGSYAVNSKAKHKAEALKFLEFMATKQFGELFANEFKRISAVPGVQTSDPLVNKMAELSQSNATPYLMVVHFAEGNPTTKQTLENALQGMYLNKLTPEQVVDEVQKSAASWFPPFKK; encoded by the coding sequence ATGAGGAGGTTCCGAATACACAGGTTTGGGTCTATGATGCTGGCGGGCTTGCTCTTGCTGGCGGGCTGCAGCGGCAATGCCGGTCCCTCGCCGGCTGACAGCGGGCAGACGGGTCAGAGCGGGCAAACCGGCAGCAGTGCCGGCGGGAGCACAGGCGGCGGCGAGCAAGTCACCGTCTCGATGCACAGCTGGCGCGTAGAAGACGCCGAGGGGTACAAAAAGATCATTGAGGCTTTTGAGAAAGAGAACCCCAACATCAAGATCGACTTCAAGCCGTTCAAGGCGACTGAGTACAACACGATTCTCAATACCGCCCTGCAGAGCGAGAGCGGGCCGGACATCCTGCAGCTGCGGCCGTATGCGCCCGGCGTATCCCTGGCAGAGGCCGGACATCTGGAGCCGCTGGACAATCTGCCGGGCATCCAAAACTTCTCCAAAGACGTGCTGGCCGCCGCCACCGGAAAAGACGGCAAGGTATACGGCGTCCCCCTTTCGCTCAATTCGACCCAAATCTACTACAACAAGAAGCTGTTCGAACAGCACGGCCTCTCTGAGCCGAAGTCATGGGACGACCTGATCGGCACGGCCAAGACGCTCAAGGAAAAAGGCATTATCCCCTTTGCCTTTGGCGCCAAAGAAGGCTGGCTGCTCTCGCTGAGCCACGGCGTCATCGCTCCCGGCACCTACAACGGGAATGCTTTTGTAAACAAAATATTGCAAGGGCAGGCTGATTTTACCAGTCCAGAGTTCGTCCAATCCATCCAAAGGATGCAGGAGCTCGTGCCTTATTTCCCGGAAAATTTCGCCGGCCTTGATTTGAACGATACCCGCACGCTGTTCTTTACTGAAAAGGCGGCCATGTTTATCAATGGCAGCTTTGAGCTGGAAGGACTGCAAAAGATGAATCCCGATCTGGCCATCGACTTCTTCCCGATGCCGACCGAGGATGGAAACACCGTGCTGACTACCTGGGTAGACGGCTCCTACGCGGTTAATTCCAAGGCCAAGCATAAAGCGGAAGCGCTCAAATTCCTGGAGTTTATGGCCACCAAGCAATTCGGGGAGCTTTTTGCAAATGAGTTCAAACGGATCAGTGCAGTGCCGGGTGTCCAAACGAGCGATCCGCTCGTCAACAAAATGGCGGAGCTGTCGCAGAGCAACGCCACGCCATACCTGATGGTCGTCCACTTTGCGGAAGGCAACCCGACGACCAAGCAGACGCTGGAGAATGCGCTGCAAGGGATGTATCTGAACAAGCTGACGCCGGAGCAGGTGGTCGATGAAGTGCAGAAATCGGCGGCGAGCTGGTTCCCGCCATTTAAAAAGTAG
- a CDS encoding serine hydrolase domain-containing protein, whose translation MEAVGQLLRGWIDEGLVPGASLRIMHRGEVIFACDAGRTSLEADGLPVTADTLFDLASLTKVAATLPALLLLMQAGALREDDPLSRFFPDCPEEKRSITILQLLTHTSGLPADLAERRRDSLLRLPELLYALPLQHAPGERVVYSDMGMIWLGLLAEKAAGEPLAQFLERSVWGPLGMKQTCFCPSQKSYANIASTEYCQLTQRYISGEVHDEKAYAMGGVAGHAGLFATADDLCRYARMWLTGSPPLLSPEIRSRATQCRTEGRGGWRGLGWEIKGAAEGSSCGSGFFPGSYGHTGFTGTSLWIDPQQELAVVFLTNAVHLGRDHRLRQLRPILHDAVTAQLNRA comes from the coding sequence ATGGAAGCGGTTGGGCAGCTATTGCGGGGATGGATCGACGAAGGACTCGTCCCCGGTGCATCATTGCGCATCATGCACAGAGGAGAAGTGATCTTCGCATGTGATGCGGGGCGGACCAGCCTGGAAGCGGACGGCCTGCCGGTTACAGCAGATACCCTGTTTGACCTGGCCTCGCTGACGAAAGTGGCGGCCACTTTGCCGGCTCTGCTGCTGCTCATGCAGGCGGGCGCGCTGCGCGAGGACGATCCGCTCTCCCGCTTTTTCCCCGATTGCCCGGAGGAGAAGCGTTCGATCACCATTTTGCAGCTGTTGACTCACACCTCGGGCCTCCCCGCCGATCTCGCCGAGCGGCGGCGTGACAGCCTCCTCCGATTGCCGGAACTGCTCTACGCGCTTCCGCTGCAGCATGCGCCGGGAGAGCGGGTCGTCTACAGCGATATGGGCATGATCTGGCTGGGGCTGCTGGCAGAAAAGGCAGCCGGAGAGCCTCTTGCGCAGTTTCTGGAGCGCAGTGTGTGGGGGCCGCTCGGGATGAAACAGACCTGTTTTTGTCCGTCTCAAAAGAGTTATGCGAATATTGCGTCTACGGAGTATTGCCAGCTGACCCAGCGCTATATCAGCGGAGAGGTTCACGATGAAAAGGCGTATGCCATGGGCGGTGTCGCCGGGCATGCCGGCTTGTTTGCGACCGCGGACGACCTCTGCCGCTACGCCCGGATGTGGCTGACCGGATCGCCGCCGCTGCTCTCGCCGGAGATCAGAAGCCGGGCCACCCAATGCCGGACCGAGGGACGGGGGGGCTGGCGCGGACTGGGCTGGGAGATCAAGGGTGCGGCGGAGGGCAGCAGCTGCGGCTCCGGCTTCTTCCCGGGCAGCTACGGCCATACGGGATTCACGGGCACCAGTCTCTGGATCGACCCGCAGCAGGAGCTGGCCGTGGTCTTTCTGACAAACGCCGTCCATCTCGGGCGCGATCATCGCCTGCGCCAGCTGCGCCCGATCCTTCACGACGCTGTCACGGCTCAGCTAAACAGAGCCTGA
- a CDS encoding MurR/RpiR family transcriptional regulator produces MLHGGLVSIQAIIEELKPSERKAAEFILAHPEEVVKLSVQKLADLSGVSEATIIRLTRSLNMKGFQELKLRIAGDLNKQTSMGSYQEIMMEGSVESIMQAVSWNNIQSIQDTLSVLSGEEVARAAEAMARARKIDVYGVGASAVIAADIRQKFSRINLWCEAYSDFHAQLTSAVTLKERDVAFGISYSGQTEDIIQSLMEAKQQGATIITLTKFGPSPVADLADIRLYTSSVEKSIRSGAMASRIAQLNVIDILFITLVSRRQEEVIPLLEKTRLAVSRNKRS; encoded by the coding sequence ATGCTACACGGAGGTCTCGTCAGTATACAGGCCATCATTGAAGAATTGAAGCCATCCGAGAGGAAAGCGGCGGAGTTTATCCTGGCTCATCCCGAAGAGGTGGTCAAGCTGTCGGTGCAGAAACTGGCGGACCTGAGCGGTGTGTCGGAAGCGACGATCATCCGGCTGACCCGCTCGCTCAATATGAAGGGGTTTCAGGAGCTCAAGCTGCGCATCGCGGGCGATCTGAACAAACAGACGTCCATGGGCAGCTACCAGGAAATCATGATGGAAGGCTCGGTCGAGTCCATCATGCAGGCAGTCAGCTGGAACAACATCCAGTCGATTCAGGATACCTTGTCCGTCCTCTCCGGGGAGGAGGTCGCCCGCGCTGCCGAGGCCATGGCCCGTGCGCGAAAAATCGACGTGTACGGGGTCGGAGCATCCGCGGTGATCGCAGCGGATATTCGGCAAAAATTTTCCCGGATCAATCTCTGGTGCGAGGCTTACTCCGATTTCCACGCCCAGCTGACTTCGGCCGTGACGTTGAAGGAGCGGGATGTGGCCTTCGGCATATCGTACTCCGGCCAGACCGAGGACATTATCCAGTCGCTGATGGAAGCGAAGCAGCAGGGGGCGACGATTATCACCCTGACCAAATTCGGCCCCTCGCCGGTCGCTGATTTGGCGGATATCCGGCTGTACACGAGTTCCGTGGAAAAGAGCATCCGCAGCGGCGCGATGGCTTCCCGCATCGCCCAGCTCAATGTGATCGACATCCTGTTTATCACGCTGGTCAGCAGGCGGCAGGAGGAAGTGATCCCGCTGCTGGAAAAGACGCGTTTGGCCGTCAGCCGCAACAAGCGTTCCTGA